In Micropterus dolomieu isolate WLL.071019.BEF.003 ecotype Adirondacks linkage group LG09, ASM2129224v1, whole genome shotgun sequence, the DNA window cagctaccagctgttatttatttttgagatgcacagagagaaaatatggtggataaaacatcctgttgggttttacgcatgacgcacagcttcctctgtatcttCAACAACGACCTGCTCCGTGTTGCTGCCACAATCATTCTTTgtgttgtgaagattatttagatgcttcaggaataatcagattgctgctgcaaagcaagcggtttggttggctacatgtccctAATAAAAGATACAGGCAACAACAGTCGGCCGGGCAGAaagctgatattttaaagtgatcttatcaacacattcatggagatttaaagaggaaaataattattaaacagaaataactaAAGATAATCAGCCAGCAAAGCAAATTTCATTGCCTAGAAAGAACCATGTTGCAGCCGTTTCAAACCTGAACAgcagataaaatatattattatatttatacatgagtagctttgtcattttttccttttactttttatgggagtagttgtactttttcttgagtaaagattttaaGTACTCTACCTGCAACTGGCCAGGAGCAGCAGCGCCGACATGGTGAccatgagacagacagcagagatgaggtcaAAGCAGCAGTTTGTGGTCAGACTGATGATGATCTGGATTATTTAGTTATCTACTCAGGGGCTCAGCTGAAGTGAGTACTTTACTTTAGGGGTGTTAGAGGGATGTTTCTAGgttagaaaatatattttaaaaggtttatttaGTTATGGTctctacttgcataaaattctcaagaatgcaggaataaaggtctctaaagacccagaggGGCCGACAGATGCTTTGACTGGGGGCCGACTGACCGgggacaaactcctgggccactTTTTAGCCTCCGTCTGTGACCTTAAAAACTTGTGCCAGGTGATCATGCGTCTCTGCTACGTGTCCATAAACTATTAGAAAGtagtcaaaatgttcacacagagacgAGCGTCCTGCAGTATTTAAGAggaagaggtcagaggtcacaggagtacgagctacattaactagcagctgCTTCATGGTTTTTATTGCATGTAGTCGGTTTTGTTCaagttatattaaactgcaCCTGAGTTTTCATGATCTCCCCTCTCCAGCTTCTGTCACTACAAAGACTCTTTGAGCCACACTGAGAAAGACAATCTGTCTAAAGTCATTAGAAGTGAGCATTTAATCAGTGTTtgacacatacgaggaatttgttttggtgatgaggtgctgCACGCAGACGGACAGCTGACGTGAACAGATGCAGAAATAtctaaatatggaataaacaatgcaagttatataataatattaaaagaaatagagaaaaataatacaactatttaagtgctttatttaacaaaatatatccTGACCCCCCCCCAGGTTCAAAGTCGCTCCTGACAGAAATACTTTACTGAGAGATTATCTGTGTATTACTCAGTGATCAAATACATCAGGTACAGGTTAACATACTTTTACTGCTTTAAATACGGATCataatacttttactgcagGACTTTTACGTGTAACAGGATGTTTTtactgtggtattagtacttttactgcagtactCCTTCCTTCAGTGAAAATACTTCACAtaaaaactttataaatgttgttaGCAGGCTAACGCTAATGCTAACACTACCCATGCAGGGCTGACGAcggctagcttagcttagtttagctcGGATTCAGGTGCCGACATCACCTGCCAGGTGTGACGTTCCGACACAAACTACCTGTTGCAGCAGGTTCCTGCCGGCGAGGACCGGAAGCACAGCCGCCCTGTGACGCTACAAGTTAGCATCTGCCTCCGGGGTTTCCTCCGGGACTGACCTGCTCTGTGCAGCCGGACTTCGGGCTTCAGCACGGCCTCCAGCAGCCTCCTCTGGCGGCAGACCTCCCGCTCTGCCCGCTCAGCTCTGGCTTCGTACTCCGCCACGGTTTCCTCGAACACACCGACGATCTCCTCCGCGGCCGCCGCGAGCCGCTCGGTGAGCAGCGCTCTCAGCGCCGGGACTTCCGCCGGTTCTTCTCCCGTTTCCACCCGCAGCAGAACGTCTTCAGCGGCGGCGCTGATCCGCTCGTGGACCGACACCCGCAGCAGCTGCACGGCgcacattttactgctttcTGCGGACTCAACTGACGCGAGGCGCAAACGGAGTTCCGCGGGGGGCGGAGCGcacagcgccccctgctggtccgGAGGACACGCAGGACGCAGGGAGGACTCCCAGCTGTActgcaaagtaaaagtaccacaTGATGTAAATACTCTGACTCAAGTCCTGCACTCAGAATCTCTACTTCaggaaaaatacaaaagtattagcatcaagTACcgacagtaaaagtactcgttGTGCAGTATAACATATATTTTATTACtggaatcagaatcaggtttacgTTTTGCAGCGGTCGTCCACTCGGAAGCTCGCTGGTTCGATGCCCGGCTCCTCCAGTCGTCATGTCTTTGAGTTGTTTATGTTCCTCTGTAAATGCAAGTCTGCcagatgagtaaatgtacacAAGTACAGTACAAGTACAGGGGTGGTTCTCATCAACAAAAAGCTAaaatttcagtgtgtttttgctAATTAATCTAGTTGTTTCCATAATATACCTCCTTTTTTGTCAACATTCATTAGTTGCCAACCTTAAGCTcgaattactttttaaatttttaaatgaaaatacacgTTGGATTCATTATTTTCTCAACTGTGTTGCAGACAAATATGAAGTACTACAAATTGATTTTGAAAGTTCTTGAGTCTATTCCCCGGGACCTTTAAGGTCGTCTAAGTTATTAAAACATGAATTTTGAGCTGGATGACGGAGATCCTGTGGGACGCCATCATCAAGGATGAATTTTATTTCTACATAAATCCTCATTACACTGAATTTCAAGTTATTCAAACATCCTTTTGTAAGACTTCCCTTTCTGGAAACGTTGATTAtaacaatttattaaaaatttatGACACAAAAATCACACGTAACACAGTTGACAAAGATTTCTtggacacacacaaagtaaaagACAATGTATATTCATGAGTAAAACCGATTTTAAACTACCTTTCTCGTGTTTTAATGACTGTCTGGAAAAAGATAATGGTGAAATAATATAGAAGAACATATTTTCTAGTGTTCAACATTGACATTTAGCAAATCCAACAgcacaaaaacagcaaattctGGTCctgaatttgaattttttatAGAACTGTTAGATTTTTCTgcatgaaatgaaagaaaaaagtgcCCTAATATAAAAGTCATCACTGCTTGTAGTGAATATTCAGTAAAAATGTGGACATGACATGTAGTCTTAATTAgagaatcacacacacagtttacatACAAGGGATTCAGCTCCGTATGTTGGTGAACAACAATAAccataaagaaattaaaaagtaaaagtactgcaaaTCATGGTTATTGTCCAGTAATCCATTCATCACTATATATTATTTAGATATGTATTTCTGATAATACTTCGTTTATCAAAGTAACTCATGTTAACAATTAAATTTGGTGCAGTAAAAATATCCGACACGTAGAAAGTTATGTAAagtggaaatactcaagtacaagtacatcAGAGTCGTACATGTACTTGGTTTGTCTCCATCGAGCTGAAACAGGAACTCAGTCTGCGTGTTGTCGTCAGCTGTGATAATTAACCCTTCAGCTGCTGtttaatattcatttattattactgACATTAATAAAGTTTAGAACTGTCTTGTTAGATTCTTGGGGTTCCTTGAGGACCTTGAAAAGTTTCCAGGAGTCCTTGAGGAGGCAGGGCTGGgcattaaaacaataatgatcattataaccacaataaaacaaatgttcactaaatgtttgatttaatttgaatcGGCACAGATTTTATGGCTTAACGTTCTGCCTCAGATGATCGCTGATCCTGTTTGGCGCCAacagtttgttctgggttttaatttgacatttatcctgatgaTAATCGATATCCAGTGAAGTTTTTTATGCTGATAACATTTTCGGCCGCATCGCCCAGCCCTACGTGGAGGTTCtattttcccacaatgcaacactGAGCAGAAACGAAAGAGAGCATTTTTAAATCTGTGGTTTCTTTCCCCTGCGGCCGTCTTCTCAGGTACAGCCTCCTCCAGCCTGCTCAGTCAACAAACTCCCTTTCTACGGCCGGCCCCCGGGTTCGGCAGGCGTGCGCGTGAAACACGGCGGTAAAGCTTCAGCGTCACCGTCTGGTAGTGCAGGACAGAGCAGTACGCTGCGAGGTTTCTCCAGCGAGCCCTCTGAACCCGGTGGCTTGCCGTACATTTCTGACCTTGTACCTGAACCAGCTCACCTCTGAGACCTCCCACTGCACATGGAGTCTGATGTCTGGAGCTGGTTGGCCAGTTTAAACTTCTGCATCGAGTCTACGAATAAAGCTGCCTTATGGAAGAACCACCTGACAGACTGAGTTCAGGGCAGAGAGAATCCTTCGTCCTTCAGCTGAATCctttattactttaaaataaagctttaCACGATGATCACATTGATTACAGTTACATGCTGTGACGATATAATGCTGCGGTCAAACAGGAAGTTACACAGGACGAAGACAGAGGTTCAGCTGACGGGTAGGGCCGGGTATCCATTCAGTCCACCGGTTCTCATTTCATCCCCTTCGCCACAGACCTTCCTCCTCGCTCATCCACCCCTTCaaggctaaagtgaaaggagtctctgtgCTACTGAGGCGTCTGCGGGGACTCGTCAAAACAAAACTATCCGCTGAAAATAGCAAATAAAGCACTtttggtgttcggcctaatgAGTCAAAAGGCAGAATAAATGTTACCGAACAGTCACgttgtcggcagtgtggaagcattttaacgTGTCCGAGCCGTTTGCAGACGCCGCTctgtctcccagcacatccgctccatctgtggctgaaaaGACCCgctgtgagtgtttctgtctctcctctgtgagaaggagatgaagctagccgcacctacattcagagtgcacacgtattccaggctttacggtaagtgaagcggcccagagcgagctgacaggcaggttagagactttatcctgacagtttgtctctttagtatgaagagaggctgtgaagtcttcatgttacaacattatttatcaaaccgggtcggactggatggattCAGCGCGACGAGGAGGAAACGCATGTGACAACGTCtgggttttcaaaataagacgtctgtctatacaggatggatataagattaattggattatattcacagaaagtagaGAACATATTACACGTGTCCATTAAAAGGACATGGActcatgtaatttattttacccccaccatagtctctgcACATCCTGTGGgagacactgaggaaaaagctcattttgactatttaattttttgtagtggggaaaaaagctaaataaagTATGAAAAACCTTGTTCGGTATTCAGGAAAGTTTTTCTTCCCTAAACAGAGACACTAGCATCAGGGACGTCACGAGAACAGAaaccaaaattctgaaaacatgtcGTACACGTGGATCCAACACGTGGAACACAGCGACAGCTGCAGCTCCGCCGTCGTGTTTGgaagtttaatatttaacatcCGTCAGCTGTTTCCTCCACTGAGCCGATTCCTAacagtataaaataaatacaatataaatggcagcaggtaaaaacaaactttatgGTAATTTATCTACAAGTCCATCTTTGGGATGGATCTCTAATTCATTTCATTTACTATTTTAtctattattgagacttactttctcgtgacggagcgtttctattttaacccgcgcagcttttctagcatttactgtcctggtttagcggcccaggaaactcacagaccaatcgcgtgcgctccaatcgtctcatgtgacgctgctcagccaatcaaatctgtgcattccgatgcttACGAGTCGAGTCCgtgagattcaccagagacgttttggaaacacacacgaactgaggagaggaagaggaaaaagagacttcacatggcttttaatcaagaatgtacagattctcaCATGTACGTTCCTCCCACGGGCCGTTCAGAACCAGAATCTCTCAGATCTCCAATCCAGCTGGCAGGAGgaactagagctcacgtttcccaccgaacaagagaaagtagtgAAGAGGTAGCTCTAtgagagggaaggaaagagaagaggaggcttTACAGCTGTTGTGTTATGATgcgttgagtgtttattataaaagatGACTGAACTTCATCACTTCAGGCTACgcttattatttaattttttctaaaacttaagcgatttattttagtttacttaaaggtagaatttattattagagtagttatttattatccctcccgtttgatgtgaaaactggagggaaatattatttgatatttgatttgacagtccgttgttgatgAAACTAaacgttatggtactgaatgataataataataataagtcgTTTAGTCGTTTAGATGTGGACCTCTGAATTCTAACTCAGTACCCGTTACATCGGCTCCAGATATCGGTCGATCCCAACTCAACTGTAATTTCACTGGTATCGACTACTACATTTCTGGTATCGTGACGTCCCTGGTTGGAATCATTAATAAGCAACGGGTGACGCCCGGTCGCCTGTTGGCCAGGCAGATAAGAGACACTTTGACTCACTGCAGGTCGGTCACGAGCTGAAATATGCATAAAGTTAGGAACCGAGAGGCAGAATCCAAACAAACGGGTCCCGGAAATTTGTAACCGTTCCAACTCAGAACCGGTTcttgatacccaaccctaccAAGAGACGTTCTTCTCTTTGGGTTGGAGTCAATCGGCTGCTCTTCTTCAGGTCCTGCAGCcgtttcttttgtctttttgttgagCAGCATCACGTGACTCTGCTGAAAGGCAACGAGCAGCCGACGCCCTGCGGGGCCCGACGCGACAGAAGGGACTGACGTGGGAACAGTAGCAGCACTCGTctccagtctttggctgaatCCCGGTCTCTGGACTCACAGACAGATCGTCCGGTGTGTGAGGGCCCTGAGCCTTTATTGCACACTTTCTTTAAGTCCGCATCTCTGCAGACTGCCTGAGGGAattacccacagttcatagcgtcGTGACGTGAAACATGGAGTTACCAGGGGAAGGGTACAGGCAGAGACCCGCGCTCAGGTGGGGTGACAGAACACGACTTCAGACGGTCTCTGAAGGATCGTGTGGGCACTGGGCGTCATGGCGAAGGCGGAGCTGGTCTGGCTGTGGTTGTTAGACCACCTGTCTGATCAGTTAAATCACGGGTGGCGGTTCGTGTAGAACAGCTGGAGGTACGTTCCTGGCTTGATAAACATGTCTCCCCCGCCACTGTCTCATCTGTCCTCCTGACTGCACAACATCACGATGTGTTCGGAGGTTCGGCGCCGTCAGCTTCCTGTTGCTCCTTGGCTGAATCCGCCGGCTCGGCCGCGTGCAGCTTCATGTGTCTCTTCAGATGTCCTGTAACGGTGAAACGTTTGCTGCAGACCGAGCAGCTGAAGGGTTTCTCTCCCGTGTGGACCCTCATGTGGATCTTCAGGCTCCCCTTCTGGGCGCAGCTCTTACCGCAGACGTTGCAGCTGAAGGGTTTCTCTCCCGTGTGGACCCTCATGTGTTTGGTCAGGTCTCCTTTTTCAGAGCAGCACTTTCCACAGAAGGGACAGCTGAACGGTTTCTCGCCCGTGTGGACCCTCATGTGTTTCTTCAGGTCTGTTTTCTGAGCACAGCCTTTCCCGCAGACGGTGCAGCTGAAGGGTTTTTCTCCCGTGTGGTACTTCATGTGTCTGTTCAGGTGCTCTTTCACGTGAAAGCTCTTGCTGCACACCGAGCAGGTGAACGGCTTCTCTCCGGTGTGGATCCTCATGTGCCGGGTCATGTTTCCCCTCCCGCTGAAGTTCTTCCCACAGAATAAGCAGCTGTACGGCTGCTCTCCGGTGTGACACCTCATGTGGGCCGTTAAAGATCCGCTGTCTTTAAATGACTTGTCACAACCTGTGCAGGGAAACGGTCTCTCGCCCGTGTGGTCTCTTATGTGTCTGTTCAAATTCCCCTTAAGGCtaaatcttttaccacaatACGAGCACGGGAAGGGTCGCTCCTTTGCTGGCGATCCAGTATCACTTTCTGGGGCTTCACTGTTCCTCTGAGCCTCTGTACCTGACTGGGCGTTTGTTTGTGTCCAATCACAATCACTGTCGTCAGTTTCAGTCGAGTCCAGAGAATTGTCGTCACTAACTGGTTGTAAAAGTTGATCTGGATCAGagttcctggctggttctggtccttcacagtcctctccatcagcttCCATCTGTTCAGTTTGGCTctgatgaagctgtgaggactgaggtttctcttcatcatcttcttcactcttcacagggacaggagtgaatgggaacttggtgatatcagcctcctccagccctggaagctgctctccctcctgactggtccagagttcctcctgttcctctttaatgtgtggcaGCTCTgatgggtcctcctggtccagactcgGGCTCCACTTCTTCTTAATGTGtgggggctctggtgggtcctcctggtccagactggggctccactcctgctgctcaGGGGGAACCTCTTCTTTTCTCGCCGACAGCTTCTGGATGTCTGCAGGACTccctgaaacacagacacaaagggaTTATGGGATACATTTTTgctttcctgatttacacacTGACTGATCCATGTCTCTGCGGCGATGCTGCTTTAACTCTGCACTGAAAGTGAAGCAGAGGTTAGGGGTGTGCCATGAATTAAAATGTCTCCATGATCGTTAGCATCGTGCTACAATGCTCATCAGTTTTAGTTCTATGGCTCATTCCCGCATCCACAGTTGTTTTCTCAGTCAAATCTAAAGTTTGCCATGTCACCCAGCTGTACCTCAACCCTATATTATGTCATTTAGGGAGTTTGCTGATTTACAGACAGCGTTACTTATTGCTAAAGTAACTGCTAACCGtggctaactagctgctgtaATCTCATAAGCTCATTAACCGTGCAGCAGGTGACGTGACTCAGCCCAgactgggagctcggagcaccTGTTTGTGTTCACACCTCTGTTGTATTATTTGCTGTTTGAATGAATGTTTATACaatacggaagccctaagcggccatcgattcatatttttattttactccgttttcccgtgataacaggataattaTCTTGCGATCTTGAGATAAtgaaccatagctgaatacagtgATCGGCAGGTGCGTTTCACGATAACCTTCGTGTCAATTTGCTGAGTCAGCATTTAGCATAGTGGGTAGAGCGCAGaagttttttcttcttcttttgtgtgttttttaatcattctcttctaggaaatgtgtagttaaatggTTTCCCCTGAATGGGAAGCGGATGACTTTCCTCTGCCTGGGCATGATGGGAAATGAAGTCCAGGTTGATGAATGTGAATGACCAATCGCCGGGatgcacacactccagcacgtgattaattgtgagcatgtgaatcagtcatcttcataacaactttgttggagagaaatatgaaaaagattttttttaaagtttgtctTCCATGAGGATCGAACTCACAATCTTGAGACTACAAGTCATGTACCTTACTCACTGAGCCAATCAGTGACACTAAAACCACCTTGAAATTCATCACGAGATAATgatcccgttatcacgggaaaacggagtaaaataaAGATTGAATCGATGGCTGCTGCTTAAGGCTTCCATAACACGACTAATAaagttattttcctttttccccCCCGGGCCAGTAAACCTCTGATCTGCTGGGGGGGAACTTACGTTGGACACTGGATAAGCCAATAACTTGCAAAATAGACTTAAAACCAACATGACAATGAATCGTGATCCAAGTAACCAGGACGTTCCTTCTGAGCATCACGTCTGTAGGTAGCACCGCCCCTTCAGTTTCTCATTTCAGGGTTATGTTAAGAACTGGCTTATTGAAAACCAACATGCTGGTCTCATCATGTTAActattgttttagttttattatttcaggATGCCCAACAACATCAGGCAAAGGGACTGCTGATAAAAACTAGCCTGTGGCCAACTTGTTTTGAATGTGATCAGTGCACATGGTCCCTTTTCAAAGCGCTGGTACGTGTTGTCCATGTGTAGCTCACATGCTAGCAGAGTTCAGCAGTGTGACAGACAGAAACCTCTGTTCTGCTGATCATTTCTACTTCCTCTTCTATATCTGGAGAAAATCAATCCTCTTCTTGCAGAGAGAAAGACCTGCTGCTCAACGTCAGCCGACTCTCAGTCCTGTCCACACCagaggagctgaggtggagcaggtgaacagtttcaggttctcCACGCTGCTTCATCGTCATCAGCGTGATCCATCAGTGCACAGatcatccagcagggggccttcAGACATCTTCCATAAagttagggctgcacaattaatctaatcACAAACGCGATGTAAAAAGTgtgcaatttaataaaacagtaaaagtgtgcgCTGCTCATTAACCccgcccacaccgggctctcgcatgtgcctctaaaaacagaaaagccAACGTGCAATCAGACAAATGTTTCATgagcagtgtgccagtaacttttaagacaacaacgtACCATAACCTTTTTCCTGCAGAAGGATTTAATggataaaaacaacccacagaaatgaaacagctggaACTGGATTTAATgttcaactagtggtaaaaagTTTGTTATACAAACAGTGtactattaactaaacattatactaacactcgtgtacagttcctcctccagacAGATATATACTGAGCCGGTGGgccaatatttgctgcttcCAGCCGCCTCCTCTGCAGAGCAACACGCTgcctttgttctgttttacatccgttttctttgttattgtttaactttgttcaagttgagaaacacacatttcaaaatgtcagtatttcgtgcattccttgataattaagaGAGTAGACTCGTAGTACCGTTTGTTCCGTTATAATCGTactatgactttttctccaaatcttGCAGCTCtaataaagatgttttttcattttgaaaagttATGGTTAGAAAAACATTCTGTTTGTGAAAGTTTACCGGATTGATTTATTGTATAATTACTTAATATTTCATAAATTATTTTGCTGTAACATGACgttcaaaatgtgtaaaattacATAAATTAGATACAGCAGGAATATAATAAgatgtaaatataatttatttataaacctgtaaatcagttttattgcatttCATTACACTCTTTAGATTATTTAACCTCTTTAGATTCCAGCGGCCTGCAGCTCTCGGTCTGTGCATAAAGCTGCTGTGTTAACTTCAAGCTCATACGATCCACCgtctgaaagctaaaatcctcgtgatACGGTCACCACAGCGGGTCCAATCggcgcctctgtcagaccagcgGGTCCAATCAAAAGTGAGGCGACTCCCCTGTGAAGCCtcacagtaacttaatccaGCCAgcgattatattccaacagaaacgttgtcaaaggtccagacgatccaatccacaTGATTCCATCAGTAAATCCTCAGGGACGGCTGCCGCACCGCTTCAGATTCACCGGCAGACGCGGCTCGTTTGTCTTTATAACCGGAATAACTCTGATCTGAATGTAAACAGCTACGACAGCTTGTATTCAGATTAGcggctgaactctgacctttccgCTGACGGCTGATCCGAGCCAATAGGAGCTCAcgtgtccctttcacagcctacagCGGCCAACGAGAGCCGGCGCTGTGAGGAAGGGCCGGCCCCCGTTATTTCCcgggtaggccgagccaataGAGCCGATGACTGGCGCTTCCTGTAGCCAATAAGATTCTGCAAATAACGACATCCAGCTTTAAggaggaagttcatgatctaccagcagaNNNNNNNNNNNNNNNNNNNNNNNNNNNNNNNNNNNNNNNNNNNNNNNNNNNNNNNNNNNNNNNNNNNNNNNNNNNNNNNNNNNNNNNNNNNNNNNNNNNNTCCAACAGAaacgttgtcaaaggtccagacgatccaatccacaTGATTCCATCAGTAAATCCTCAGGGACGGCTGCCGCACCGCTTCAGATTCACCGGCAGACGCGGCTCGTTTGTCTTTATAACCGGAATAACTCTGATCTGAATGTAAACAGCTACGACAGCTTGTATTCAGATTAGcggctgaactctgacctttccgCTGACGGCTGATCCGAGCCAATAGGAGCTCAcgtgtccctttcacagcctacagCGGCCAACGAGAGCCGGCGCTGTGAGGAAGGGCCGGCCCCCGTTATTTCCcgggtaggccgagccaataGAGCCGATGACTGGCGCTTCCTGTAGCCAATAAGATTCTGCAA includes these proteins:
- the LOC123976565 gene encoding zinc finger protein 391-like, with protein sequence MCAVQLLRVSVHERISAAAEDVLLRVETGEEPAEVPALRALLTERLAAAAEEIVGVFEETVAEYEARAERAEREVCRQRRLLEAVLKPEVRLHRAGSPADIQKLSARKEEVPPEQQEWSPSLDQEDPPEPPHIKKKWSPSLDQEDPSELPHIKEEQEELWTSQEGEQLPGLEEADITKFPFTPVPVKSEEDDEEKPQSSQLHQSQTEQMEADGEDCEGPEPARNSDPDQLLQPVSDDNSLDSTETDDSDCDWTQTNAQSGTEAQRNSEAPESDTGSPAKERPFPCSYCGKRFSLKGNLNRHIRDHTGERPFPCTGCDKSFKDSGSLTAHMRCHTGEQPYSCLFCGKNFSGRGNMTRHMRIHTGEKPFTCSVCSKSFHVKEHLNRHMKYHTGEKPFSCTVCGKGCAQKTDLKKHMRVHTGEKPFSCPFCGKCCSEKGDLTKHMRVHTGEKPFSCNVCGKSCAQKGSLKIHMRVHTGEKPFSCSVCSKRFTVTGHLKRHMKLHAAEPADSAKEQQEADGAEPPNTS